TGCCCTGTTTCTGGAAACAGCCTGGCTGGTACCGGTGTACCCGCTGGTCGCCGCCATCCTCTCCCTGGCCTGGTCTCCGGGGGTGATCTCCCGCACCGGTCCGAGGCCCTGCGGTTATATGAATCTGCTGCTGGTCACGGTGTCCTTCGTGCACAGCGTGCTGGCCCTGGTCACCCTGCATGGCAATGCCAAGGCCGGTGCGGCTGCGCTCTACGCCCCGATCACATTCAGCTGGACCTGGCTGAACACCGCCGGCCTCAAGATCGGCTTCGACGGACTGATCACCGAGCCAGCCCTGATCGCGATGACCGTGATCACAGGCCTGCACATTCTGGTTCAGGTCTATTCGATTGGCTACATGGAGATGGACTGGGGCTGGGCCCGTTTCTTCGGCTGCCTCAGCTTCTTCGAGGCCGGGCTCTGTGCCCTGGTGATCACCGATTCGCTGTTCTTCAGTTATGTGATTCTGGAGCTGCTCACCCTCGGCACCTATCTGATCGTGGGCACCTGGTACAACCAGCCCCTCGTGGTGAAGGGGGCCCGGGATGCCTTCCTCACCAAGCGGATCGGCGACCTCATCCTGCTGGCCGGGGTGATCGCCCTGCTGCCTGTGACGGGCACCTGGAATTTCCATGGCCTGCAGGCCTGGGCGGCCGAACAGATGGCCGCCGCCCCTGGCAACCCCAGCCCCCTGCCCCTGGGGCAGACCCTGATCCTGCTGGCCCTGATCGCCGGACCGATGGGTAAGTGCGCCCAGATTCCCCTCCACCTGTGGCTGGACGAGGCGATGGAAAGCCCACTGCCTTCCACGGTGCTGCGGAATTCCGTGGTGGTGACCGGCGGCGCCTGGTTGCTGCTGCGCCTCGAGCCCCTGCTCGAACTCAGCCCCTTCGTGCGGGCCGTGCTGGTGGTGGTGGGTGGTTCCACCGCCGTGGTGAGCTCCCTGATCGCCCTGGCCCAGGTGGACATCAAGCGGGCCCTGTCCTTTCTGGTGAGCAGCTGGCTGGGCCTGCTGTTCGTTGCGGTGGGCCTGGCGGGAACCACCGTGGCCGACCACCTGCTGCTGGTGTACCCGCTGCCGATGGCCCTGATGCTGATGACCCTGGGCACGGTGATCGTGAGCAACATCACCCAGGACCTCACCCAGCTGGGTGGCCTGTGGAGCCGGCGACCGGTGATGGGCATCGCCTTCCTGGTGGGCGCCGCCGGCCTGGTGGGGCTCCCCCCGTTCGGCGGCTTTTCAGCCCTGCGGGAGCTGCTCGATCTCACGGCTGCCAGCAATCACCCCGTGCTGCTTTCGGGCCTGGTGCTGGTCACCAATGCCCTGATCGCCGGTGGCCTGATCCGGGTGTTCGGCCTGATCTGGGCCGGAGAGCCCTCGGTGTTCACGATCCGATCAGCCGAGGTGCTCTGGCTGATGGTGCTGCCGGCCACGGTGCTGATGGGCGTGGTGCTGCACCTGCCTGTGATCCTGGCCGTGAACCACGTGTTCCCCCTCAATCCCCTGCTGGCGTGGAGCCCCACGGCGCTGCTGCTGCTGACCAGCACCCTGGTGGGGGGCGGACTGTCGGCCGTGTTCTATCTGCGGCCCCATCCCCTCGCCAAGCTTCCCGCCATGCTCGGCGGCCTGCAGGCCTGGCTCGCCCAGGACATGCAGACCGAGCGCTTCTACCACCGCACCGTGGTGGCGATGGTGCTGGCCCTCGCCCGGATCGGGGCCTGGAGCGATGCCCGCCTGGTGGATGGCTTCAGCAGCGGCACCGGTGCGGCTGCCATGGCGGGGGCCCGGCGCCTCAGCTTCACCACCTCCGGCCGCTCCCAGGCCTATGCCCTCACCCTGGTGCTCGGCGTGCTGCTGATGGCGGCGTGGCTGATCGCCGGGGGTGGCCAGCCCGTTCCCCAGACCCTGCCCTGATCTGTGGCCATGCCGTTCCTGATCCTCCTGTTTGTCGTGCCCCTGGTGGCGGGGCTGCTGGTGTCCGTGCTGCCGCCGGACGCCCCCCTCCGGCCACGCCCGGTGGCCCTGGCGGCCTCCCTGATCCAGCTGGCGCTGGGACTGTTCTGCTGGCGCTACCCCCCGGAGCCGCTTCACCTCGCCTGGCTGCCGAAACTGGGTCTCGGCCTTGAGCTCGGCCTCGACGGCCTCTCCCTGCCGCTGCTGCTGCTCGCGAGCCTGCTCACGGCCCTGTCGGTGCTGGCCTCCCCGGTGAACCAGAGCCGCCCGCGTCTCTACTTCGCGCTGTTGCTGGCCACCAACCTCGGCCTGGTGAGTGCGTTCCTGGCCACCAACGCTCTCCTGTTCCTGCTCGCCTTCGAGCTGGTGCTGATCCCCACCACCCTGCTGGTGGCGATCTGGGGGAAGGAGAGGCGCGCCGCCGCGGCGGTCCGCTACCTCCTCTACGGCGCCGTGTCCGGGCTGGCCCTGCTGGGTGGCGTGCTGGCGATCGGCTGGTACTCGGCCCAGAGCCCTTCGGGCATCGCGCTGGCCGCCGACGGCTCGGCCCTCACCCTGTTCAGCTACCAGACCCTGCAGGCGGCCGAGATCCCCTCCGGGGTGGGCACCGTGATCCTCGGGCTGCTGGTGCTCAGCTTCGGGCTGAAGCTGCCGGTGGTGCCGCTGCACGGCTGGCAGCCGATCAGCTACGCCGAGGCCCCCATCCCCGTGGTGATGCTGCTGAGCGGGGCCGTGTCCAAGCTGGCGGCCTACGGCCTGCTGCGCTTCGGTGTGGGCTTCCTGCCCGAAGCCTGGGCCAGCCTCTCGCCCTGGATCGCCGCCATCGCCGCCATCAGCGCGGTGTACGGCGCCCTCACCGCCATCGCCCAGACCGACATCCGCCGGCTGATGGCCTACAGCTCCCTGGGCCACATGGGTCTGCTCACCCTGGCGCTGGCCGCGGCCACGCCGATGAGCCTCCAGGGAGCGGTGGCCCAGGTGATGGCCCACGGCCTGATCTCCGCCCTGCTGTTCTCCTGCGTGGGCCTGATCGAGCGCAAGACCGGCACCACCGCCATCCCGGATCTCTCCGGTCTG
This portion of the Cyanobium sp. NIES-981 genome encodes:
- a CDS encoding NAD(P)H-quinone oxidoreductase subunit F; the encoded protein is MNALFLETAWLVPVYPLVAAILSLAWSPGVISRTGPRPCGYMNLLLVTVSFVHSVLALVTLHGNAKAGAAALYAPITFSWTWLNTAGLKIGFDGLITEPALIAMTVITGLHILVQVYSIGYMEMDWGWARFFGCLSFFEAGLCALVITDSLFFSYVILELLTLGTYLIVGTWYNQPLVVKGARDAFLTKRIGDLILLAGVIALLPVTGTWNFHGLQAWAAEQMAAAPGNPSPLPLGQTLILLALIAGPMGKCAQIPLHLWLDEAMESPLPSTVLRNSVVVTGGAWLLLRLEPLLELSPFVRAVLVVVGGSTAVVSSLIALAQVDIKRALSFLVSSWLGLLFVAVGLAGTTVADHLLLVYPLPMALMLMTLGTVIVSNITQDLTQLGGLWSRRPVMGIAFLVGAAGLVGLPPFGGFSALRELLDLTAASNHPVLLSGLVLVTNALIAGGLIRVFGLIWAGEPSVFTIRSAEVLWLMVLPATVLMGVVLHLPVILAVNHVFPLNPLLAWSPTALLLLTSTLVGGGLSAVFYLRPHPLAKLPAMLGGLQAWLAQDMQTERFYHRTVVAMVLALARIGAWSDARLVDGFSSGTGAAAMAGARRLSFTTSGRSQAYALTLVLGVLLMAAWLIAGGGQPVPQTLP
- a CDS encoding NADH-quinone oxidoreductase subunit M, producing the protein MPFLILLFVVPLVAGLLVSVLPPDAPLRPRPVALAASLIQLALGLFCWRYPPEPLHLAWLPKLGLGLELGLDGLSLPLLLLASLLTALSVLASPVNQSRPRLYFALLLATNLGLVSAFLATNALLFLLAFELVLIPTTLLVAIWGKERRAAAAVRYLLYGAVSGLALLGGVLAIGWYSAQSPSGIALAADGSALTLFSYQTLQAAEIPSGVGTVILGLLVLSFGLKLPVVPLHGWQPISYAEAPIPVVMLLSGAVSKLAAYGLLRFGVGFLPEAWASLSPWIAAIAAISAVYGALTAIAQTDIRRLMAYSSLGHMGLLTLALAAATPMSLQGAVAQVMAHGLISALLFSCVGLIERKTGTTAIPDLSGLMNPIRGLPFTMGMLLLALMAAAGIPGLAGFPAELLVFEGSWLTFPRATLVCLVASGFTAVYAVRLFNRVGFGRLDNARADWQATTWGERAPAMVLTALVLVAGIWPSLLAGWSEADTAALALRHPFPADTQLVAQTIPSFSHAMEPLA